GGGCCAGGGATTGTACAATGTGCTGCATCAGACAAGGGGAATCAGTGCCGAGATAAAAAAAATTTGTATTAAGCACCCGGATAAGAAACGTCCCATCGATCCTTCGTTCTTCACAACCAACAGGCTTGATATCCTTCAGGATCCTGAAATTGATGTTGTAGTTGAACTCATCGACGAGGTTGATGCTGCTTTTGAAATAGTATCCGCTGCATTAAAAAATAAGAAAGCGGTTGTATCCGCCAACAAGAAAATGATAGCCGAACACTTCGCCGAACTTCGGGACCTTCAGAATGAATATGGCACACCGTTTCTTTACGAAGCCTCATGTTGTGCCAGCATCCCGATTATCAGGAATCTCGAGGAATACTATGACAATGATTTGCTGAGCAGTGTGGAAGGCATCCTGAACGGATCGACTAATTATATCCTTACCCATATTTTTGAAAATAACAAACCCTTTGAATCTGCGCTTAAAGATGCACAGGCGCTTGGATATGCCGAGAGCGATCCCAGCCTCGACGTAAAGGCACTTGATCCGAAGTATAAACTACTGATCATTCTTGTCCATGCTTTCGGGATCCTGCTTAAACCCGAAGATATCTTTAATTACGGTATTGATCATCTGAAGGATGCCGATATCCGGTATGCAAGAGAAAAGAATGCCCGGATCAAACTCATAGCCAAATGCGCCAAAAGCAATAATAAGGTTTGCGCCTATGTCATCCCGCAGCTTGTAACCGAATCGGGTACTCTTAACAAGGTTACCTATGAATATAACGGTCTTCTCCTGGAGGGGGCTTTTTCTGAGCGCCAGTTCTTCATGGGAAAGGGAGCAGGAGGAAATTCAACCGGGTCTGCGGTACTTTCGGATATATCAGCGTTAACCTATGATTACAGGTATGAATATAAGAAACTGCATCAGAAGCTGAACCATGCCTATTCAATGGACAAACTT
The window above is part of the Bacteroidales bacterium genome. Proteins encoded here:
- a CDS encoding homoserine dehydrogenase, with the protein product MKRNIKLGVFGFGCVGQGLYNVLHQTRGISAEIKKICIKHPDKKRPIDPSFFTTNRLDILQDPEIDVVVELIDEVDAAFEIVSAALKNKKAVVSANKKMIAEHFAELRDLQNEYGTPFLYEASCCASIPIIRNLEEYYDNDLLSSVEGILNGSTNYILTHIFENNKPFESALKDAQALGYAESDPSLDVKALDPKYKLLIILVHAFGILLKPEDIFNYGIDHLKDADIRYAREKNARIKLIAKCAKSNNKVCAYVIPQLVTESGTLNKVTYEYNGLLLEGAFSERQFFMGKGAGGNSTGSAVLSDISALTYDYRYEYKKLHQKLNHAYSMDKLLEVYVSYNGGIKPDTDDFESISVRHESTECNYIVGKINLQKLAAAQWVNDPTVSLILTEGN